In Phaseolus vulgaris cultivar G19833 chromosome 10, P. vulgaris v2.0, whole genome shotgun sequence, a single genomic region encodes these proteins:
- the LOC137818816 gene encoding uncharacterized protein isoform X1, translating into MAQPPFDPYYMYQQDDRSNINTLFVSGLPDDVKAREIHNLFRRRPGFDSCQLKYTGRANQVVAFATFFNHQSAMAALHALNGVKFDPQTGSVLHIELARSNSRRKRKPGSGAYVVIDKRTKGELDVHGSSSDDGDSDPDEPSDSDGNHGDLSIIASDETAVGSDNPIPVEQHEKGSSGGLCSTLFIANLGPNCTEDELKQAFAAYAGFNMVKMRSRGGMPVAFADFEEIDQAAKVVEELQGSLLSSSDRGGMHIEYARSKMRKH; encoded by the exons ATGGCTCAGCCGCCCTTCGATCCGTACTACATGTACCAACAAGATGATCGGAGCAACATCAACACGCTCTTCGTGTCGGGGCTCCCGGACGACGTGAAGGCGCGTGAGATTCACAACCTCTTTCGCCGCCGCCCCGGCTTCGACTCTTGCCAACTCAAGTACACCGGCCGCGCCAACCAG GTCGTGGCGTTTGCCACATTTTTCAACCACCAATCGGCAATGGCAGCGCTGCACGCCTTGAAT GGTGTGAAATTTGATCCTCAAACTGGATCTGTTTTGCATATTGAACTAGCCAGGTCAAACTCTAGGAGAAAGCGAAAACCAG GCAGTGGAGCCTATGTGGTTATAGATAAAAGGACCAAAGGGGAGCTTGATGTTCATGGATCATCAAGTGATGATG GTGACAGTGACCCTGATGAGCCATCAGACAGTGACGGCAACCATGGTGATTTATCAATCATAGCAAG TGATGAGACGGCTGTTGGTTCGGACAATCCTATACCCGTG GAGCAACATGAAAAGGGCAGTTCCGGTGGACTGTGTTCCACTCTCTTTATCGCAAATCTTGGCCCAAACTGCACTGAAGATGAATTAAAGCAGGCTTTTGCTGC ATATGCTGGATTCAACATGGTCAAAATGCGCTCTAGAGGAGGAATGCCAGTTGCATTTGCTGATTTTGAG GAAATTGATCAAGCTGCTAAGGTCGTGGAGGAGCTTCAGGGAAGTTTGCTTTCATCATCAGATCGGGGTGGCATGCATATAGA ATACGCAAGGTCTAAAATGAGGAAGCATTAG
- the LOC137818297 gene encoding PRA1 family protein F2-like, which yields MTTTYGTIPTSGPPNLEYISRAKQRIKAGLGTRRPWKAMLNFRSLKIPGGGAAEALSRVAVNVSYFRMNYAMVALLILFLSLLWHPISLIVFLLLMAAWLFLYFLRDEPLVLLGHLVDDRLVLVAMAVLTVALLLLTDATVNILGAVAVAVVAVVAHAAFRRTEDLFLGEEEEAAAAALAGAA from the coding sequence ATGACAACAACCTACGGCACGATTCCGACCTCGGGGCCTCCGAACCTGGAATACATATCGCGTGCCAAGCAGCGGATCAAGGCGGGGTTGGGGACAAGGCGGCCGTGGAAGGCCATGCTGAACTTCCGGTCGCTGAAGATCCCCGGTGGCGGCGCGGCGGAGGCGCTGTCGCGCGTGGCGGTGAACGTGTCGTACTTCCGCATGAACTACGCGATGGTGGCGCTGCTGATTCTCTTCCTGAGCCTCCTCTGGCACCCCATCTCGCTCAtcgtcttcctcctcctcaTGGCGGCATGGCTCTTCCTCTACTTCCTCCGTGACGAGCCCCTCGTCCTGCTCGGCCACCTCGTCGACGACCGCCTCGTGCTCGTCGCCATGGCCGTCCTCACGGTGGCGCTGCTGCTGCTCACAGACGCCACCGTCAACATTCTCGGGGCCGTGGCGGTCGCCGTGGTGGCGGTGGTGGCGCACGCCGCATTCCGGAGGACGGAGGATCTGTTCTTgggggaagaagaagaagctgcGGCGGCGGCCTTGGCCGGTGCTGCCTGA
- the LOC137818816 gene encoding protein WHI3 isoform X2 codes for MAQPPFDPYYMYQQDDRSNINTLFVSGLPDDVKAREIHNLFRRRPGFDSCQLKYTGRANQVVAFATFFNHQSAMAALHALNGVKFDPQTGSVLHIELARSNSRRKRKPGDSDPDEPSDSDGNHGDLSIIASDETAVGSDNPIPVEQHEKGSSGGLCSTLFIANLGPNCTEDELKQAFAAYAGFNMVKMRSRGGMPVAFADFEEIDQAAKVVEELQGSLLSSSDRGGMHIEYARSKMRKH; via the exons ATGGCTCAGCCGCCCTTCGATCCGTACTACATGTACCAACAAGATGATCGGAGCAACATCAACACGCTCTTCGTGTCGGGGCTCCCGGACGACGTGAAGGCGCGTGAGATTCACAACCTCTTTCGCCGCCGCCCCGGCTTCGACTCTTGCCAACTCAAGTACACCGGCCGCGCCAACCAG GTCGTGGCGTTTGCCACATTTTTCAACCACCAATCGGCAATGGCAGCGCTGCACGCCTTGAAT GGTGTGAAATTTGATCCTCAAACTGGATCTGTTTTGCATATTGAACTAGCCAGGTCAAACTCTAGGAGAAAGCGAAAACCAG GTGACAGTGACCCTGATGAGCCATCAGACAGTGACGGCAACCATGGTGATTTATCAATCATAGCAAG TGATGAGACGGCTGTTGGTTCGGACAATCCTATACCCGTG GAGCAACATGAAAAGGGCAGTTCCGGTGGACTGTGTTCCACTCTCTTTATCGCAAATCTTGGCCCAAACTGCACTGAAGATGAATTAAAGCAGGCTTTTGCTGC ATATGCTGGATTCAACATGGTCAAAATGCGCTCTAGAGGAGGAATGCCAGTTGCATTTGCTGATTTTGAG GAAATTGATCAAGCTGCTAAGGTCGTGGAGGAGCTTCAGGGAAGTTTGCTTTCATCATCAGATCGGGGTGGCATGCATATAGA ATACGCAAGGTCTAAAATGAGGAAGCATTAG
- the LOC137819398 gene encoding inactive protein kinase SELMODRAFT_444075-like produces the protein MSREQQKRGKQEKGSDGAEKVIVAVKASKEIPKTALVWSLTHVVQPGDCITLLVVVPSQGSGRRLWGFPRFAGDCASGIKKYPPGTISEQKSDITDSCSQMILQLHNVYDPNKINVRIKIVSGSPCGAVAAEAKKAQANWVVLDKQLKHEEKRCMEELQCNIVVMKRSQPKVLRLNLIGPQKKDVEEAGPSPPEQDDMPEKRSKIKLDSLNSIKGPAVTPSSSPELGTPFTATEAGTSSVSSSDPGTSPFFISEMNGESKKEETIQESHELGDTNSDTESESLSTSSASMRYQPWITELLLHQQSSQRNEERTEISHGMPQASTTRAFLDKYSRLDRGAGFEISSYRNDLDFSGNLREAIALSGNAPPGPPPLCSICQHKAPVFGKPPRWFSYAELELATGGFSQANFLAEGGFGSVHRGVLPEGQVIAVKQHKLASSQGDLEFCSEVEVLSCAQHRNVVMLIGFCIEDKRRLLVYEYICNGSLDSHLYGRQKDPLEWSARQKIAVGAARGLRYLHEECRVGCIIHRDMRPNNILITHDFEPLVGDFGLARWQPDGDTGVETRVIGTFGYLAPEYAQSGQITEKADVYSFGVVLVELVTGRKAVDLTRPKGQQCLTEWARPLLEEYATEELIDPRLDNHYSENEVYCMLHAASLCIQRDPQCRPRMSQVLRILEGDMVMDTNYISTPGYDAGNRSGRLWSEPLQRQHHYSGPLLEESVESFSGKLSLDKYRPSYWGDRDKARRASCEDDI, from the exons ATGAGTCGAGAGCAACAGAAGCGGGGGAAGCAAGAGAAAGGTTCTGATGGTGCTGAGAAGGTCATTGTTGCCGTTAAGGCATCAAAAGAAATTCCAAAGACTGCTCTTGTTTGGTCCCTGACTCATGTTGTTCAACCTGGGGATTGCATTACACTGCTAGTGGTTGTGCCTTCACAAGGTTCAG GCAGAAGATTATGGGGTTTTCCTAGATTTGCTGGTGACTGTGCCAGTGGTATTAAGAAGTACCCTCCAGGAACAATATCTGAGCAGAAAAGTGATATCACTGATTCTTGCTCCCAGATGATCCTTCAACTCCATAACGTCTATGATCCAAACAAG ATCAATGTCAGGATTAAAATTGTTTCTGGATCACCTTGTGGAGCAGTGGCAGCAGAAGCCAAGAAAGCACAAGCCAATTGGGTCGTATTAGACAA ACAGCTCAAACATGAAGAAAAGCGATGCATGGAAGAACTACAGTGTAACATTGTGGTTATGAAGCGTTCTCAACCAAAAGTACTGCGGTTGAACTTGATTGGACCTCAAAAGAAGGATGTTGAAGAAGCAGGTCCGTCACCTCCTGAGCAAGATGACATGCCTGAAAAGCGAAGCAAAATAAAGCTTGATTCCTTAAATTCCATCAAAGGACCAGCTGTAACTCCATCCAGCAGCCCCGAGCTAGGGACACCATTCACTGCAACTGAAGCTGGTACTTCATCGGTTTCAAGCTCTGATCCGGGAACTTCACCATTCTTCATCTCAGAGATGAATGGTGAGTCCAAAAAAGAGGAAACTATCCAGGAAAGTCATGAGCTTGGTGATACTAATTCAGACACAGAAAGTGAAAGTCTGTCCACATCTTCAGCAAGCATGAGATACCAACCATGGATCACAGAATTGCTTTTACATCAACAATCATCACAACGCAATGAAGAGAGAACAGAGATATCTCATGGTATGCCTCAAGCATCTACAACCAGAGCTTTCCTAGATAAGTATTCTAGGCTTGATAGAGGAGCTGGATTTGAAATCTCAAGCTATAGGAATGACTTGGATTTCAGTGGAAATTTAAGAGAAGCAATAGCATTATCTGGAAATGCCCCACCTGGTCCCCCTCCACTGTGTTCAATATGTCAACACAAGGCACCTGTTTTTGGAAAACCTCCAAGATGGTTCAGCTACGCTGAGTTAGAACTTGCTACAGGTGGTTTTTCGCAGGCCAACTTCCTGGCTGAAGGAGGGTTTGGATCTGTTCACAGAGGGGTTCTACCTGAAGGACAAGTCATTGCTGTGAAGCAACATAAATTAGCTAGCTCTCAAGGTGAtcttgaattttgttcagaggtGGAAGTCCTGAGCTGTGCTCAACACCGGAATGTTGTTATGCTCATTGGCTTCTGTATAGAGGATAAGAGAAGGCTACTGGTTTATGAGTACATATGCAATGGATCATTGGATTCGCATTTATATG GGCGACAAAAGGATCCATTAGAGTGGTCAGCACGGCAAAAAATTGCTGTGGGAGCAGCCCGTGGATTACGATATCTACATGAAGAATGCAGAGTGGGTTGTATTATCCACCGTGACATGAGGCCAAACAACATTCTCATAACTCACGATTTTGAACCTCTG GTTGGTGATTTTGGACTGGCAAGGTGGCAGCCTGATGGAGACACAGGTGTGGAAACTAGAGTGATTGGAACATTTGG GTATTTGGCTCCTGAATATGCTCAAAGTGGTCAAATCACTGAAAAAGCTGATGTTTATTCCTTTGGGGTGGTATTAGTTGAGCTTGTTACAGGGAGAAAAGCTGTGGATCTCACTAGGCCAAAGGGACAGCAGTGCCTTACCGAGTGG GCACGACCTCTCTTAGAAGAATATGCAACTGAGGAACTGATTGATCCAAGACTTGATAACCACTATTCTGAAAATGAGGTCTATTGCATGCTGCATGCTGCCTCATTATGCATACAGCGAGATCCTCAATGTAGACCACGCATGTCACAG GTCCTCCGAATACTAGAGGGTGACATGGTGATGGACACAAATTACATCTCAACTCCAGGCTATGATGCAGGAAACCGAAGTGGTAGATTGTGGTCAGAGCCATTACAAAGGCAGCACCATTATAGTGGTCCCCTGTTAGAAGAGTCTGTAGAGTCCTTCAGTGGGAAGCTATCCCTTGACAAGTACAGGCCTTCCTATTGGGGTGATAGGGACAAGGCTAGGAGGGCCTCATGTGAAGATGACATTTGA
- the LOC137818818 gene encoding DNA replication complex GINS protein SLD5, which yields MASSSGAEGASLDDYDSLIATTDVELLKRAWRNEKAAPEILRFEFHLISRVKEQIQLMEETVEEKSSGGNNPLSVSLYQMDLDRTLFLLRSYLRIRIQKIEKYMFHILKTEELWNRLSKDEKDFARTCTGDLNRHLEETVLSKLPENYQSVLKQSVISEEDDMVPEPELDTFVLCRSKEYLTGIQLEDGPADDRSKLFEMEPGVLHFICYKSIKALVESGKIDLL from the exons ATGGCTTCAAGCTCTGGTGCAGAGGGAGCGTCACTCGACGATTACGATTCCCTGATTGCAACCACCGATGTCGAGCTTCTCAAGCGAGCGTGGCGCAACGAGAAGGCGGCGCCGGAGATTCTCCGCTTCGAATTTCATTTGATTTCCCGCGTCAAGGAACAGATTCAACTCATG GAGGAAACCGTTGAGGAGAAATCCAGTGGCGGTAATAATCCTCTCTCAGTGTCTCTCTATCAGATGGACTTGGACAGAACCCTCTTTCTGTTGAGATCCTATCTCCGCATCCGCATCCAGAAG ATTGAAAAGTACATGTTCCACATCTTAAAAACTGAAGAACTTTGGAACAGGCTATCTAAAGACGAGAAAGATTTCGCCAGAAC GTGTACAGGTGACCTAAACCGACATCTAGAGGAGACTGTTCTGTCGAAGCTGCCAGAAAATTATCAGTCTGTTCTAAAGCAATCTGTAATAAGTGAAGAGGACGACATGG TACCAGAACCAGAACTAGACACATTTGTTTTATGTAGAAGTAAAGAGTATCTGACGGGCATTCAACTGGAAGATGGACCTGCTGATGACAGGTCGAAGCTGTTTGAGATGGAGCCAGGTGTCCTCCATTTCATATGTTACAAATCCATAAAAGCACTTGTGGAGAGTGGCAAAATTGATCTACTCTAA